The following is a genomic window from Syntrophorhabdales bacterium.
GCGCTTGCGGGAGTTGGCAAAGAAACAGGTCAAGAGAGGCAGGCTCGATGTCAGCATAAAATGGGAAAAAGCCGATGAGGGTTTTGCCTTGCCCTCGTTGAATGAGCAAGCTATCAAATGGTATATAGACGTGGCCCGCCACTTGAAGGAGGCATACAACCTCCGAGGGGAGTTGACGATCGAGGACATCCTGAATGCAAAAGACATAATCGTCTATGAGGAGATCAGCATACCCGAAAATGCACTATACAGCTGTTTTAATACATTGCTGACAAAGCTGAACGAGGAGCGGGAGCGCGAAGGCGAGCTTATAAGACAGGATCTTGCGGCGCGGCTCGAAACACTCCGAACTCTTCTTCTGGAGATTGAGGAGCGGTGGCCCCTGGTGATAAAAAAGCATGAGGAGATGCTCAAGGAAAGAGTGCAAAAGGCTATCCAGGCATCTTCGGTAGACGAGTCACGCGTACTCCAGGAGATTGCCATTTACATGGAGAAGGTTG
Proteins encoded in this region:
- a CDS encoding YicC/YloC family endoribonuclease, which produces MPRSMTGFSKVETETEGGKCSGEARSLNSRYLEVSLRLPKSASVYEQRLRELAKKQVKRGRLDVSIKWEKADEGFALPSLNEQAIKWYIDVARHLKEAYNLRGELTIEDILNAKDIIVYEEISIPENALYSCFNTLLTKLNEEREREGELIRQDLAARLETLRTLLLEIEERWPLVIKKHEEMLKERVQKAIQASSVDESRVLQEIAIYMEKVDIAEEISRLKGHLAHFRQTLDGRDEMGRKLDFIIQEMVRESNTIGSKSNDFYISERVIQIKVEIEKMREQVQNVE